A single Musa acuminata AAA Group cultivar baxijiao chromosome BXJ2-1, Cavendish_Baxijiao_AAA, whole genome shotgun sequence DNA region contains:
- the LOC135598255 gene encoding glycine-rich cell wall structural protein-like, whose product MARWCVLVMVVALTLAHDANSRKVPEQTSVRTVRAATSPAASAVDEQKNFVAFGGVGGFAGAGGIAGVGLPFYNGVAGGVGGSGGIGGLGGWAGLGGVGGAAGLGGGGLGGVGSLGGVGGGGGGGFGGGGGLGHRGVGGGVGGGGGLGHHRSVGGGGNLGHGGAGNGHGGGAGCGIP is encoded by the coding sequence atggcgagGTGGTGTGTCCTTGTGATGGTGGTAGCTCTTACTTTGGCTCATGATGCTAACTCTAGGAAGGTGCCCGAGCAAACGAGTGTGAGAACCGTGAGAGCGGCTACCAGCCCAGCGGCCAGTGCTGTCGATGAGCAGAAGAATTTTGTGGCTTTTGGAGGCGTTGGTGGCTTCGCTGGAGCTGGCGGCATCGCTGGAGTCGGTCTGCCGTTTTACAATGGTGTCGCCGGCGGGGTTGGTGGATCCGGAGGCATCGGTGGACTCGGAGGCTGGGCTGGGCTCGGGGGAGTAGGAGGTGCAGCAGGACTTGGTGGTGGCGGGTTGGGTGGTGTTGGTAGCCTTGGTGgagtgggtggtggtggtggcggtggattcggcggtggcggcggccttGGTCATAGGGGTGTTGGAGGTGGTGTAGGGGGTGGCGGTGGACTCGGTCATCATAGGAGTGTAGGCGGCGGAGGTAACCTTGGTCATGGCGGTGCAGGAAATGGCCATGGTGGTGGTGCCGGCTGCGGTATTCCTTGA